The DNA region CTCGCCCAGGATGCGGCGCACCTCCACGGTGGCCTTCTTGGCCTGCTCCGAGAGCGACTTCACCTCGGCCGCGACCACCGAGAAGCCCTTGCCGTGCTCGCCGGCGCGCGACGCCTCGATGGCGGCGTTGAGCGCGAGCAGGTTGGTCTGGTCGGAGATCTCGTTCACCAGGTTGACGATGTCGCCGACCGCCTGCGTCTGCTCGGCGAGCCGGACGATGCTCTCGGCCACCGAGTCGGCCTGCTCCTTCGCCGCGGTCATGGAGCCCACCGCGCGCTCCACCGCGCGCCGGCCGTCCTGCCCGATCTCGTCGGAGCGCCGCGCCGTCTCGGCCGCCGCCTGCGCCCGCTGCGCCGCCTGCGAGGACATCTGCGCCAGCTCCTCGACCACCGCGACCGTCTCGGTGACGGCGCCCGCCTGCTCCTGCGCGCCGGTGGCCTGCTGGTTCGTGGAGGTGACGATCTGGTTCGTGCCGGTGGCGAGCCGCGTGGCCGTGTCCCGCACCGCCGCCAGCAGCGCCTCCACCTGGCGCCGCATCGACTGCTCCTTCGCGAGGCCGCTCCGGACCTTCTCGGTCATGGCGTCGAACGAGCGCCCGAGCGCGGCGACCTCGTCCTGGCCCGGCACCGCGGCGCGGGCCTCCAGGTCGCCCGCCGCCAGGCGGTCCGCCGCGGCGGCGAGGCGGCCGATGCGGCGCGTGGTGCCGCGCGTCACCGTCAGCACCGCCGCGAGCACGGCGATCACCAGGATCGCGAACAGCACCTGCACCACCAGGAACTGGCGCACCCGGCCGGCCGTCACCTGCGCGGCGACCGCCGTGTCGCCCTGCAGCTGGGTCAGGTAGCGCTCGTGGATCTCGCGGAAGCGGTCGAGGTCCGCCTGCGCCTCGGCGCGCCCGGGCGCGGCCATGACGCGGGCGAGCAGCGGGCGCAGCTCGTTCGTCCACGTGCCCTCGCGCGCCCGGAGCGAGGCCACCACGCGCGGATCGCGGATGGGCTCGGTGCCGGTCTCCGGGTCGCCCTGGAGCAGGATCCGGTAGCGCTCGTCCAGCGCGCTCATGGTGCGCACCAGCGCCTCGCGGGTGCGGGCGCGGTCGGCGGGCGCGTCGAACAGCCGCTCGGAGAGGTCCAGCGCCTGGTACCGCAGCACC from Anaeromyxobacter dehalogenans 2CP-C includes:
- a CDS encoding methyl-accepting chemotaxis protein, which gives rise to MQMEIRRTRSLGFRLGGSALALFAAAAGLIGLNLWMLSGLHGEEEWTAKLVEGAVLRYQALDLSERLFDAPADRARTREALVRTMSALDERYRILLQGDPETGTEPIRDPRVVASLRAREGTWTNELRPLLARVMAAPGRAEAQADLDRFREIHERYLTQLQGDTAVAAQVTAGRVRQFLVVQVLFAILVIAVLAAVLTVTRGTTRRIGRLAAAADRLAAGDLEARAAVPGQDEVAALGRSFDAMTEKVRSGLAKEQSMRRQVEALLAAVRDTATRLATGTNQIVTSTNQQATGAQEQAGAVTETVAVVEELAQMSSQAAQRAQAAAETARRSDEIGQDGRRAVERAVGSMTAAKEQADSVAESIVRLAEQTQAVGDIVNLVNEISDQTNLLALNAAIEASRAGEHGKGFSVVAAEVKSLSEQAKKATVEVRRILGEIQKMASRSVVSTEQYSKGMAQATEAARSAGETIHSLAGAIAELAETSSHMSATATQQAQGLGQINQAMRDVKQTTDQTVQAIRQTEQAVQDLSTLAVRLTQLLSEPDRAA